One window of Futiania mangrovi genomic DNA carries:
- the flgF gene encoding flagellar basal-body rod protein FlgF, producing the protein MTDAINVGLSIQRALSRALDVTANNIANMSTAGFRRERLAFGETFERLATPGQGLSYADAPSSYTDMNQGALKGTGAPLDVAIEGEGFLRVMTPEGERLTRDGRLALSPEGILKTVTGHDVLDAGGAPIALPPGGVPSIAGDGTISIGGRAVGQLGLAMAAGGLAREADGLFRPLGAVEAAAEARVAQGMIEGSNVDAISEITRLIEIQRGYERISKLMQSEHDREKGAIDRLTRT; encoded by the coding sequence ATGACCGATGCGATCAATGTCGGCCTCAGCATCCAGCGGGCCCTGTCGCGCGCGCTCGACGTGACGGCGAACAACATTGCCAACATGTCGACCGCGGGCTTCCGGCGCGAGCGGCTGGCCTTCGGCGAGACGTTCGAACGGCTGGCGACCCCGGGCCAGGGGCTTTCCTACGCGGATGCGCCGTCGAGCTACACCGACATGAACCAGGGCGCGCTGAAGGGCACGGGCGCCCCCCTGGACGTCGCCATCGAGGGCGAGGGCTTCCTGCGCGTGATGACGCCCGAAGGCGAGCGGTTGACCCGCGACGGCCGGCTCGCGCTCAGCCCGGAGGGCATCCTTAAGACCGTGACCGGGCACGACGTCCTCGACGCGGGCGGCGCGCCCATTGCGCTGCCGCCGGGCGGCGTGCCCTCCATCGCGGGCGACGGCACCATCTCCATCGGCGGCCGTGCCGTCGGTCAGCTCGGCCTCGCCATGGCCGCGGGCGGCCTCGCGCGCGAGGCGGACGGCCTCTTTCGTCCGCTCGGTGCGGTCGAGGCCGCAGCCGAGGCGCGCGTCGCGCAAGGCATGATCGAAGGGTCGAACGTCGATGCCATCTCCGAGATCACCCGGCTGATCGAGATCCAGCGCGGATACGAGCGCATCTCGAAGCTGATGCAGTCCGAACACGACCGGGAGAAGGGCGCCATCGACCGCCTGACCCGGACCTGA
- the motA gene encoding flagellar motor stator protein MotA produces MGGLIGIGLILGMVFGGYTLAGGKMAIILHSLPFEMMMIGGAATGAFVVSNDFGTIKHTLHDIVKAFKGAHWKHSDYVDVLCLLLSLLKVARTDPMALEAHIEQPQDSDLFKRYPRILADEMAVDLITDTLRAATMNYDDPHQVDDSLSGELDKRLVEAQHSAHALQNMADALPALGIVAAVLGVIKTMSSIDQPPEVLGQMIGGALVGTFLGVFLAYGFVGPLAARIKGINEEDHRFYTLISDVLVAHLHKHAPQSCVEVGRRNIPRKLRPTFNELEAALKGKPMNAGAAA; encoded by the coding sequence ATGGGCGGCCTGATCGGTATCGGTCTGATCCTCGGAATGGTGTTCGGCGGCTACACGCTCGCCGGCGGCAAGATGGCGATCATCCTGCATTCGCTCCCCTTCGAGATGATGATGATCGGCGGCGCGGCCACCGGCGCGTTCGTCGTGTCCAACGACTTCGGCACGATCAAGCACACGCTCCACGACATCGTGAAGGCGTTCAAGGGCGCGCACTGGAAGCACTCCGACTATGTGGACGTGCTGTGCCTGCTTCTGTCGCTCCTGAAGGTGGCCCGGACGGACCCGATGGCGCTGGAGGCGCATATCGAGCAGCCGCAGGACTCCGACCTCTTCAAGAGATATCCGCGCATCCTGGCCGACGAGATGGCGGTCGACCTGATCACCGACACGCTGCGCGCCGCGACCATGAACTACGACGACCCGCACCAGGTCGACGACAGCCTGTCGGGCGAGCTGGACAAGCGCCTCGTCGAGGCGCAGCACAGCGCGCATGCCCTGCAGAACATGGCCGACGCGCTGCCGGCGCTGGGCATCGTCGCCGCCGTGCTGGGCGTCATCAAGACCATGTCCTCGATCGACCAGCCGCCGGAGGTGCTGGGCCAGATGATCGGCGGCGCGCTGGTCGGCACCTTCCTCGGTGTCTTCCTCGCCTATGGCTTCGTGGGTCCGCTGGCCGCGCGCATCAAGGGCATCAACGAGGAGGACCACCGCTTCTACACGCTGATCAGCGACGTGCTGGTCGCGCATCTGCACAAGCATGCGCCGCAGTCCTGCGTCGAGGTCGGCCGCCGCAACATTCCGCGCAAGCTGCGCCCGACCTTCAACGAGCTGGAAGCCGCGCTCAAGGGCAAACCGATGAACGCCGGGGCCGCCGCATGA
- a CDS encoding flagellar basal body-associated FliL family protein, which yields MPAEADNTPSDVGTGGDGAPAENGRKKKPLLLVAGLGLALLLGGGAGAATFLGLVDLPFLGGGKTETHAASGMPQAVETRFLPLPQMVVPVGTGAARQRHLLATLTIETTADAEPRVKHLEPRVIDVLNTYLRAVDPSEIEDPAAMLRLRAQMLRRVHLVAGAEGVQDLLISEFIVN from the coding sequence ATGCCAGCGGAAGCAGACAACACTCCCAGCGACGTCGGCACGGGCGGCGACGGCGCGCCCGCCGAAAATGGCAGGAAAAAGAAGCCGCTCCTTCTCGTGGCCGGCCTCGGCCTTGCCCTTCTGCTTGGCGGGGGGGCGGGGGCGGCGACCTTCCTGGGGCTGGTCGATTTGCCGTTCCTCGGCGGCGGCAAGACCGAAACGCACGCCGCATCCGGAATGCCGCAGGCGGTCGAGACGCGCTTCCTGCCTCTTCCCCAGATGGTTGTGCCGGTCGGCACCGGTGCTGCGCGCCAGCGCCACCTGCTCGCCACCCTGACGATCGAGACGACGGCAGACGCCGAGCCGCGGGTCAAGCACCTGGAGCCGCGCGTAATCGACGTCCTCAACACCTACCTGCGCGCGGTCGACCCCTCGGAGATCGAGGACCCCGCCGCGATGCTGCGCCTGCGGGCGCAGATGCTGCGCCGGGTGCACCTGGTCGCGGGCGCCGAGGGCGTCCAGGACCTTCTCATCTCCGAATTCATCGTCAATTGA
- a CDS encoding MotE family protein → MSAAPPSPRRGRTGPGPLTVIAACLAVGVAAKTAGLVSMGIAFVPAAQAESGTAPVKAAEAPAAAPQAASASPSGTGHASAGATAPAALLAALQTRASDLDAREAALDRREAAVAAAEGRIEARLEDLRAAAAELEARLGAADDMARQDMAHLVGIYETMKPKEAAKIFDEMPEDIAAGFLRRLRVDAASFILANMGPKKAYAVTVLLAGNTADLQAGGGTPAANGSATQ, encoded by the coding sequence ATGAGCGCGGCACCCCCTTCCCCCCGCCGCGGACGGACCGGCCCCGGACCGCTGACCGTGATCGCCGCCTGCCTGGCCGTCGGGGTGGCAGCCAAGACCGCTGGCCTCGTGAGCATGGGCATCGCCTTCGTCCCGGCCGCGCAGGCCGAATCCGGCACCGCGCCGGTAAAGGCGGCGGAAGCGCCCGCGGCTGCCCCGCAAGCCGCCTCGGCGTCCCCGTCCGGAACCGGGCACGCCTCGGCCGGCGCGACCGCCCCCGCGGCGCTGCTCGCGGCGCTGCAGACCCGCGCTTCCGACCTCGACGCCCGGGAGGCCGCGCTGGACCGCCGCGAGGCCGCCGTCGCCGCGGCCGAAGGGCGCATCGAGGCCCGGCTGGAGGACTTGCGCGCCGCTGCCGCCGAACTTGAGGCCCGTCTCGGCGCCGCCGACGACATGGCGCGCCAGGACATGGCGCACCTGGTCGGTATCTACGAGACGATGAAACCCAAGGAAGCCGCCAAGATCTTCGACGAGATGCCGGAGGACATCGCCGCGGGCTTCCTGCGCCGGCTGCGGGTCGATGCGGCGTCCTTCATCCTCGCGAACATGGGCCCCAAGAAGGCCTATGCCGTGACCGTCCTGCTCGCGGGGAACACCGCGGACCTGCAGGCCGGCGGCGGCACCCCCGCTGCAAACGGCAGCGCGACGCAATGA